A region of Reichenbachiella carrageenanivorans DNA encodes the following proteins:
- a CDS encoding efflux RND transporter periplasmic adaptor subunit, with product MYKAIERVGCLIVIAVLIQSCSHGAKSNESPKTLVPEVEITNVQEKTPSRQVVLPGELKPWNKVDILARVRGYVGGIHVDRGSMVKKGQVLTVLEAPEVVAELGNAQAQYETAKAGVIEQEARLRSSKLTYNRLMVTSKTPGAVSANEIDMAYARMMVDSAATVSREGLLEAARAKLVSQRQLVKYLTVRAPFNGIITARNVSPGTLVGSGGNQGLPMFVLEDRSRLRLTVAIPERMTNAIPKDSEVSFVVAANPGDSFVGHYARSANSLEEMNRSMLTEFDVDNKSGELKSGMYAEVTLPLVRNEATLFVPASALVHTSEGVYVIKTVGNTAEWVSVEKGNQIEDLVEVFGAIEAKQNILLVGNPEIRNGQRVNIAPSKS from the coding sequence ATGTATAAAGCAATAGAAAGAGTAGGGTGCTTGATTGTGATCGCTGTACTCATACAATCATGTAGTCATGGGGCTAAATCTAATGAGAGCCCAAAGACATTGGTTCCCGAAGTTGAAATAACTAATGTGCAAGAAAAGACTCCTTCTAGACAGGTTGTGCTGCCAGGAGAACTGAAGCCATGGAACAAAGTAGATATTCTGGCCAGAGTCCGAGGCTATGTAGGAGGGATTCATGTAGATAGAGGGAGTATGGTGAAAAAAGGGCAGGTTTTGACTGTTTTGGAAGCGCCCGAAGTGGTGGCGGAATTAGGCAATGCTCAGGCGCAATACGAGACAGCCAAAGCAGGTGTGATAGAGCAAGAGGCTCGACTAAGGTCTAGTAAACTGACCTATAATCGCCTGATGGTGACGAGCAAGACTCCTGGCGCAGTATCAGCTAATGAAATAGATATGGCCTATGCTCGAATGATGGTGGATAGTGCTGCCACAGTATCAAGAGAGGGCTTGTTGGAGGCTGCGCGGGCTAAGCTGGTCTCGCAGCGCCAGTTGGTGAAATACCTAACTGTAAGGGCACCTTTCAACGGGATCATTACGGCAAGGAATGTGAGCCCAGGGACGCTTGTGGGATCGGGAGGCAACCAAGGGCTTCCCATGTTTGTGCTAGAGGACAGATCAAGATTACGGTTGACTGTAGCCATTCCAGAGCGCATGACGAATGCTATTCCTAAAGACAGTGAAGTAAGCTTTGTAGTCGCGGCTAATCCAGGTGATAGCTTTGTGGGGCACTATGCACGAAGTGCCAATAGTCTGGAAGAGATGAATCGTTCTATGCTTACTGAATTTGATGTAGACAATAAATCTGGCGAATTGAAATCTGGAATGTATGCTGAAGTTACTTTGCCTTTGGTGCGTAATGAGGCTACTTTGTTTGTGCCTGCTTCTGCATTGGTGCATACGTCGGAAGGCGTATACGTAATTAAAACGGTGGGTAATACCGCAGAATGGGTAAGCGTGGAGAAAGGAAACCAAATTGAAGATTTGGTGGAAGTATTTGGAGCGATAGAAGCAAAACAAAATATTTTATTGGTAGGTAACCCTGAAATTAGAAATGGACAAAGGGTGAACATAGCACCATCCAAGTCTTAA
- a CDS encoding Na/Pi cotransporter family protein, with the protein MEYGIFDILQLIGALGFFIYGMKVMSESIQKAAGDSLRSVMSIITSNRVSGVFTGFLTTAIIQSSSATTVMVVSFVNAGLLKLRQAIGVIMGANIGTTITGVLILVFGFSKFSISHYTLPIIAVGFPMLFAKKVEWKYWGEFLIGFSLLFMGLDALKHAVPDLKQNPEILEWIADINNLGFISVIISVLIGTILTVVVQSSSAAMTVTLIMCHNGWIPFDMAAGIVLGENIGTTITANLAALVGNVHAKRAALSHFMFNVFGVVWMLLVFNLYIGTIDSIMVSFDLGSPLNDTASINWGLICFHTSFNIVNTLIMIWFVPQIEQIVTKLVTSKDEEDEEFHLEFIGTQLMRTAELSLMEARKEVVNFSKQVVKMSRFVQELVTSDDNKRIEALTEKISKYEDRTDELEMEIDDYLVKVSEGRLSTAASEEIRAIMSITSDLERSADIFMRMSREINRKNKHNLTFTSDQILNIQKIFGLVDAALAEMHKNLKSDYSEVLLEGARKSEEAINKMKKELSKKHWKSVEENHYDVQTGIVYRDIIFGCERIGDHVINVTESIVGIEEHVSVHHHH; encoded by the coding sequence GTGGAATACGGAATTTTTGACATTTTACAGTTAATAGGAGCACTAGGTTTCTTCATTTATGGGATGAAGGTAATGAGTGAATCTATTCAGAAGGCAGCGGGGGATTCATTGAGATCTGTCATGAGTATTATTACTTCCAATCGAGTGAGTGGAGTATTTACAGGTTTTTTAACCACAGCTATTATACAATCATCATCAGCGACTACCGTGATGGTGGTAAGCTTTGTAAATGCTGGATTGCTAAAACTAAGGCAAGCTATAGGTGTAATTATGGGAGCCAATATAGGCACCACCATTACAGGCGTTTTAATCTTGGTATTTGGATTTTCAAAGTTTAGTATATCGCATTACACTTTGCCTATCATAGCGGTGGGTTTTCCCATGCTATTTGCTAAAAAAGTAGAGTGGAAATACTGGGGTGAATTTTTAATTGGATTCTCCCTTTTGTTTATGGGATTGGATGCCTTGAAGCATGCAGTTCCTGATTTAAAGCAAAATCCGGAAATTCTGGAATGGATTGCTGATATTAATAACTTAGGATTTATATCTGTCATTATTTCGGTATTAATAGGTACTATTTTGACTGTCGTTGTTCAGTCTTCTAGTGCTGCAATGACCGTTACACTTATTATGTGTCATAACGGTTGGATTCCATTCGATATGGCAGCGGGTATTGTGCTGGGTGAGAATATCGGAACTACCATCACGGCTAACTTAGCTGCCTTGGTAGGTAACGTGCATGCTAAACGTGCGGCATTGTCTCACTTTATGTTCAACGTGTTTGGTGTGGTGTGGATGTTATTGGTGTTTAATCTGTACATCGGAACCATTGATTCTATAATGGTTTCATTTGACTTAGGTTCACCACTCAACGATACGGCATCGATCAACTGGGGGTTGATATGTTTTCATACCAGTTTTAACATTGTGAATACCTTAATTATGATTTGGTTCGTGCCTCAGATCGAGCAGATCGTAACCAAATTAGTTACCTCTAAGGATGAAGAAGATGAAGAATTTCACCTTGAGTTTATTGGGACTCAATTGATGCGTACAGCCGAATTGTCCTTGATGGAGGCTAGGAAAGAAGTAGTCAACTTTAGTAAGCAAGTTGTGAAGATGAGTAGGTTTGTTCAAGAGCTGGTCACTTCTGATGATAACAAAAGAATAGAGGCTCTAACGGAAAAAATATCTAAATATGAGGACAGAACAGATGAGTTGGAAATGGAAATCGACGATTATCTGGTGAAGGTGTCTGAGGGGAGATTGAGTACGGCTGCATCCGAAGAGATTCGTGCCATCATGAGTATCACAAGCGATTTAGAAAGGTCTGCGGATATTTTTATGAGAATGTCTCGTGAGATCAATAGAAAAAATAAGCACAACCTGACCTTCACTTCTGATCAGATTCTGAACATCCAAAAGATATTTGGATTGGTAGATGCTGCTTTGGCCGAAATGCACAAAAATTTGAAATCAGATTATTCAGAAGTGCTGTTGGAGGGTGCTCGAAAGAGTGAAGAAGCCATCAACAAAATGAAAAAAGAGCTTAGCAAGAAGCACTGGAAGAGCGTAGAAGAAAATCACTACGATGTCCAAACAGGCATTGTCTATAGAGATATTATCTTTGGCTGTGAGCGTATTGGAGATCACGTGATCAATGTTACAGAAAGCATTGTAGGAATAGAAGAACATGTTTCTGTACACCATCATCATTAA
- a CDS encoding TolC family protein, with protein MTIMNGAWNAVLGQTLDLAKSLEMAKANYSSIQAKRALSEATLQEVGATKNIYMPKLMLQHQYTYSTGNSVEGGFFPNEGTISPSGGIRTENINQGAYGSFTSAIMEWDVFSFGKQSSNVRAAKADANAGQLDLENEIFQHQIRVADAYLLLLVSEKLTEVQEHNVIRAKNFSDAVDAGVRAQLRAGVDSSLAHAEYARARVLLLESQRNEQMRKYRLIELLGEDAQTFSLEIDSMSFCSQLPVVGFANMEIDQNPLLRMQQAKIEAAGQRALAMKRSFMPTVSLVAAGWARGAGVDNADGSYHTDFANGTQYQVSNYLLGVTAKWRVTDGFLIRNRYKKLQYITDQNTQQFYQQQNMLKRQATESEMQYRIMMEKARTIPLQMKAAKQAYTQAEARYENGLSDLSTLLQSMVVLNQAEADLAIAYSNVWRSHLMVAAAKGDLTSFFDSL; from the coding sequence ATGACAATAATGAATGGAGCATGGAATGCCGTGTTGGGGCAAACATTGGATTTGGCAAAAAGCCTAGAAATGGCCAAAGCTAACTATTCAAGCATTCAAGCCAAACGCGCCCTTTCTGAAGCGACACTACAAGAAGTAGGGGCGACCAAAAACATATACATGCCGAAGTTGATGCTACAGCATCAATATACCTATTCAACTGGCAACAGTGTAGAAGGTGGTTTTTTCCCCAACGAAGGTACGATTTCACCGTCAGGAGGTATCCGTACTGAAAACATAAATCAGGGTGCATATGGGAGTTTTACCTCGGCTATTATGGAGTGGGATGTTTTCAGTTTTGGAAAGCAATCATCTAATGTAAGAGCAGCTAAAGCAGATGCCAATGCTGGTCAGTTGGATCTTGAGAACGAGATATTTCAGCATCAAATCAGAGTAGCTGATGCCTATCTATTATTGTTGGTGTCAGAAAAACTAACCGAAGTACAAGAGCATAATGTAATACGAGCGAAAAACTTTAGTGATGCGGTAGATGCAGGTGTCAGAGCCCAGCTTCGAGCCGGTGTTGATAGTTCATTGGCGCATGCCGAATATGCACGGGCTAGGGTGCTTCTGCTAGAAAGTCAGCGCAATGAACAGATGAGAAAATATCGTCTGATCGAGCTTTTAGGAGAGGATGCACAGACCTTTTCATTGGAAATTGATAGTATGAGTTTTTGTTCGCAGTTGCCAGTTGTAGGTTTTGCAAATATGGAGATCGATCAAAACCCATTGCTCAGAATGCAGCAAGCCAAAATCGAAGCTGCAGGGCAGCGAGCCTTAGCAATGAAGCGAAGTTTTATGCCAACGGTGTCATTAGTAGCTGCTGGCTGGGCAAGAGGTGCTGGCGTCGATAATGCTGATGGTTCTTACCATACAGATTTTGCTAACGGAACTCAGTACCAAGTGAGCAATTATCTGCTTGGCGTGACTGCCAAATGGAGGGTTACCGATGGTTTTTTAATCAGAAATAGATACAAAAAACTCCAATATATCACTGATCAGAATACACAGCAATTTTATCAGCAACAAAACATGCTGAAACGTCAAGCGACCGAATCAGAAATGCAGTATCGCATTATGATGGAAAAGGCCCGAACCATACCACTACAAATGAAAGCCGCAAAGCAGGCTTATACCCAAGCAGAAGCGCGATATGAAAATGGATTGAGTGACCTGTCGACACTACTTCAAAGTATGGTTGTGCTCAATCAAGCAGAGGCAGATTTAGCCATAGCCTATAGTAATGTGTGGAGATCACACCTAATGGTAGCTGCTGCAAAAGGAGATTTGACGTCATTTTTCGATTCGCTCTAA
- a CDS encoding OprO/OprP family phosphate-selective porin gives MKLFYFTLALATCAVMAQAQSFDGSKIGNGLRFVDKDSTFSTQINLRFQTQYLGLYDFDSEEYADQFLIRRYRLKFKGFLYDPRIEYKIELGLSNRDQGSFYNENSGAANIVLDAALKWHFRKNWHLWVGQTKLPGNRERVISSGALQFTERSQLNNRYTLDRDIGIQLHHEHTIGQMVLREIASISMGEGRNVTISNSSNGYDYTVRGEILPFGKFKKKGDYFGSDLMREPKPKLSIGVTYDFNDNNNRERGQLGRFLNTEVDFSTLFIDAMFKYNGFSMMSEYGIRTILDGPHDGIDETGTTRYYYTGEAFNISAGYLLKNNLEFAGRYVYNAPESESIGDKENIYTLNVSKFIAGHTLKIQASASYIDNYTADDALLFIAQMEIGF, from the coding sequence ATGAAACTTTTTTACTTCACTTTAGCTTTGGCTACCTGTGCCGTTATGGCCCAAGCTCAATCATTCGACGGCAGTAAAATCGGGAACGGATTACGGTTCGTTGACAAAGATTCGACTTTTAGTACGCAAATCAATCTCAGATTTCAAACACAATACCTAGGCCTCTACGACTTTGACTCAGAAGAATATGCGGATCAGTTTCTAATAAGACGGTATCGCTTAAAATTCAAAGGTTTTTTGTATGACCCACGAATCGAATACAAAATTGAACTGGGGCTATCCAACCGCGATCAGGGTAGTTTTTACAATGAAAACTCTGGAGCAGCCAACATCGTCCTAGACGCTGCGCTCAAATGGCATTTTCGGAAAAATTGGCACCTCTGGGTAGGTCAAACAAAACTACCTGGCAACAGAGAAAGGGTGATTTCTTCTGGCGCCTTGCAATTCACAGAGCGTAGTCAGCTCAACAATCGATACACGCTAGACCGAGACATTGGGATACAACTACATCACGAACATACAATTGGTCAAATGGTGTTGCGTGAAATTGCATCTATTTCTATGGGTGAAGGTCGAAATGTGACTATTTCGAATAGTTCTAATGGCTATGACTATACAGTAAGAGGTGAGATTCTTCCTTTTGGCAAATTCAAAAAGAAAGGAGATTATTTCGGTTCTGACCTGATGAGAGAACCTAAGCCAAAACTATCGATCGGAGTTACTTATGACTTCAACGACAACAACAACAGAGAAAGAGGACAATTGGGGAGGTTCCTAAATACCGAAGTGGATTTTTCCACACTTTTTATAGACGCGATGTTCAAATACAATGGATTCTCAATGATGTCGGAATACGGTATCAGAACCATACTTGATGGACCTCATGATGGCATAGATGAAACTGGTACCACCCGATATTATTATACAGGAGAAGCTTTCAATATTTCCGCAGGCTATCTACTTAAAAATAATCTCGAATTTGCAGGTCGCTATGTATATAATGCACCTGAAAGTGAATCTATTGGAGACAAAGAAAATATTTACACCCTAAACGTCTCCAAATTCATTGCAGGGCATACGCTCAAAATACAAGCCAGTGCCTCTTACATTGACAATTACACTGCCGATGATGCCCTATTGTTTATCGCGCAGATGGAGATCGGATTTTAA
- a CDS encoding Na/Pi symporter produces MEGSTTQKLNLVQFILSISLALLVFLWSLDLMTSSFHVIGNDTVIKVLAITSNPFISLFIGLFITAVIQSSSTSTSLIVAVVASGGMTLENAVPMIMGANMGTTLTSTIVSLSYITDNKEFKNAIATGVMHDFFNIMTVMVLFPLEYYYHVLSKLSTQVVTALNLSHTPAAKGQESGLSFFDMINGFLIDSVEYKFVLVLVACIALFASIKIISKIISNRMIGASEERFQEVFFKNKLNSFGLGTVLTAGIQSSSITTSIIVPLGATGKIHLSKIYPYIVGANVGTTITALIAAFNKSEAALSIAVVHFLFNLIGSILFLVIPYLNQLPIRYARQFGLMTMQYRVIGFFYILFIFFILPLALIFLHRL; encoded by the coding sequence ATGGAAGGTAGTACAACACAAAAACTTAATCTAGTACAGTTTATACTGAGCATATCGCTCGCTTTATTGGTATTCTTATGGTCATTAGATCTAATGACCAGCTCTTTTCATGTAATTGGCAATGATACGGTAATCAAAGTATTAGCCATTACCTCCAACCCTTTTATTAGTCTCTTTATCGGACTGTTTATCACTGCCGTAATTCAAAGCAGTTCTACGAGTACTTCTCTCATAGTAGCTGTAGTAGCCTCAGGAGGAATGACTCTAGAGAATGCAGTACCCATGATCATGGGTGCCAATATGGGTACTACCCTGACTAGTACCATTGTCTCCCTTAGTTATATCACCGACAACAAAGAGTTTAAAAATGCTATTGCGACTGGCGTAATGCACGACTTTTTCAATATCATGACGGTGATGGTGTTGTTTCCATTGGAATATTACTACCACGTACTCTCCAAACTCTCTACTCAAGTCGTCACAGCTTTAAATTTGTCTCATACTCCTGCGGCAAAAGGACAGGAATCGGGATTGAGTTTCTTTGATATGATCAATGGTTTTTTGATTGATTCTGTCGAGTACAAATTCGTACTGGTACTTGTAGCTTGTATTGCATTATTTGCATCCATCAAGATTATATCCAAAATCATTTCCAACAGGATGATAGGTGCATCAGAAGAACGTTTTCAAGAAGTGTTTTTCAAAAACAAACTCAATTCATTTGGTTTAGGCACAGTACTAACTGCCGGAATTCAATCTAGCTCTATCACTACCTCTATCATCGTTCCATTGGGAGCTACTGGAAAAATCCATTTGAGCAAAATATACCCCTACATTGTAGGCGCCAATGTGGGTACTACCATTACTGCACTCATCGCTGCATTCAATAAATCTGAAGCTGCTTTAAGTATTGCAGTGGTTCACTTTTTATTCAACTTGATAGGGAGCATTCTTTTCTTAGTTATACCCTACCTCAATCAATTGCCTATTCGCTATGCGAGACAATTTGGACTTATGACCATGCAATACCGTGTCATTGGTTTTTTCTATATCCTTTTCATATTTTTTATATTACCCCTCGCGCTTATCTTTTTGCATAGGCTCTGA
- a CDS encoding efflux RND transporter permease subunit, with product MLKLIKSALQKPISVMVGIIGILFFSVISIKEIPVDIFPELELPSIYIIQPYGGMAPDQMDGFITTRYQDHFLYVSGVRDVEVRTIQGMSILELKFYPGTDMGEAAAEVANNIARTKAYMPEGTVPPQVLRFDASSVPVGQLVFESETHTLNEIQDLASSRVRPMFSKIEGVSSPPPLGGNQRSIVIKVDPKQLRSYKVTPEEVIKAVIANNQPSPAGNVRIGNKALMAPINSLIDDPQEFLDVPIRTGSGPSVFIRDVATVEDAADITVGFALIQGKRAVYIPVVKKADASTLSVVNNIKEALPRLQHAVPEDVKISYQFDQSVYVSNSLKSLIVEGILGALLTGLMVFLFLKDWRSVIIVVVTIPVSVLCSVMILNLFGQTINIMTLSGLALSIGILVDEATITIENIHQHLEMKKTKAMAIWEACKEIAFPKLLILLCILAVFLPALVMHGVPRSMFLPLSLAVGFAMIASFLLSQTLVPVLSNWLLKGHVSIPKSEELTGFDRFKDRYLKLLGEIMEKRKWWVGGYLVIALGIAGLSFYVIGTDILPHANSHQFQLRLKAADGTRVERTEEMTLKVLDLIDEEVGEENVVITSAYVGNVPTSYGSAQAFVFNSGPHEAVMQVALDESYPVKMDELKERLRARVSENMPELKVSFEPIELVDKIMSQGAATPIEVRVAAKDIIQAYGFAEKIRVNMGKIPFLRDVQIKQPMNYPTLNIDIDRARAGQLGVTPVQVAKSMVAATSSSRFTDKNLWLDNSKGLAYQVQVQIPEHEMSSVNDVANIPLQAGAARPALADVATISQEVSPGQYDRTGPNRLVTITANIQEKDLGAAKKAVQHAIDQTGEPPRGMIVESKGLAQLLTETLDSLQGGLLVAIVIIFLLLTANYQSFKLSLVVLSSIPAVLAGSLMMLLLCGATLNLQSYMGMIMSLGVSVSNAILMVTNAESIRLEEKDARKAGLMAANGRIRPIIMTSIAMIMGMAPMALGMGEGGDQVSPLGQAVIGGLIASTLASLLILPSTFSLLQAKAGFDSVSLDPEDVESKYFQKQS from the coding sequence ATGTTAAAACTAATAAAATCTGCCTTACAGAAACCTATATCAGTGATGGTAGGTATCATAGGCATTCTGTTTTTTTCGGTGATTTCCATCAAGGAAATTCCTGTTGATATATTTCCAGAATTGGAATTGCCATCGATATATATTATTCAGCCCTATGGAGGAATGGCACCTGATCAGATGGATGGGTTTATTACTACTCGGTATCAGGATCATTTCCTGTATGTATCAGGAGTTCGAGATGTCGAAGTACGTACCATACAAGGGATGTCTATTCTGGAATTGAAATTTTACCCAGGAACGGACATGGGAGAAGCGGCCGCTGAAGTGGCTAATAATATAGCAAGAACAAAGGCTTATATGCCAGAAGGTACAGTGCCGCCTCAAGTTTTGCGATTTGATGCCAGCTCAGTACCAGTAGGGCAGTTGGTGTTTGAGAGTGAGACGCATACGCTCAATGAAATACAAGACTTGGCTTCTTCGCGTGTTCGACCTATGTTTTCGAAAATAGAGGGAGTATCGAGCCCGCCGCCACTTGGAGGAAATCAGCGAAGTATTGTGATCAAAGTAGATCCAAAACAACTGAGAAGTTATAAAGTGACTCCAGAGGAAGTGATCAAGGCAGTGATTGCCAACAACCAGCCTTCTCCTGCGGGGAATGTTAGAATCGGAAATAAAGCATTGATGGCGCCTATCAATTCACTCATCGATGACCCACAGGAGTTTCTCGATGTGCCTATCCGAACAGGGTCAGGGCCGTCTGTTTTTATCAGAGATGTAGCCACTGTCGAAGATGCTGCAGATATTACAGTCGGATTTGCCCTTATTCAAGGTAAGCGTGCAGTTTATATACCAGTGGTGAAAAAGGCAGATGCCTCTACGCTTTCTGTGGTGAATAATATAAAAGAAGCATTGCCTCGATTGCAGCATGCAGTACCTGAAGATGTTAAAATTTCCTATCAGTTTGATCAGTCTGTTTATGTATCCAATTCACTCAAGAGTTTAATTGTGGAAGGAATTCTCGGTGCCTTACTAACAGGGCTTATGGTGTTTTTGTTTTTAAAAGATTGGAGAAGTGTAATCATTGTGGTGGTTACTATTCCTGTGTCGGTTCTTTGTTCTGTGATGATCTTAAATCTGTTTGGGCAAACGATCAATATTATGACCTTGAGTGGATTGGCACTATCTATTGGGATATTGGTAGATGAGGCTACGATCACTATCGAAAACATTCACCAGCATCTAGAAATGAAGAAAACTAAAGCCATGGCGATTTGGGAAGCATGTAAAGAAATCGCATTTCCTAAGTTGCTAATTCTGCTATGTATTTTGGCTGTTTTCTTACCCGCTTTGGTCATGCATGGCGTACCTAGGTCTATGTTTTTACCCTTGTCGTTGGCTGTAGGGTTTGCGATGATAGCCTCCTTTTTACTATCTCAAACTTTAGTGCCTGTATTATCCAATTGGTTATTGAAAGGTCATGTTTCAATACCAAAGAGTGAAGAACTTACAGGTTTTGATCGATTCAAAGATCGATACCTCAAGTTGCTCGGCGAGATAATGGAAAAACGAAAATGGTGGGTTGGCGGATATTTGGTGATAGCTCTGGGTATTGCAGGATTATCATTTTATGTGATCGGTACAGATATTTTGCCTCATGCCAATAGTCATCAGTTTCAGCTCCGACTCAAAGCTGCAGATGGGACTCGTGTAGAGCGTACCGAAGAAATGACACTGAAAGTACTCGACTTGATTGATGAGGAAGTGGGAGAGGAGAATGTGGTCATTACTTCTGCCTATGTGGGCAACGTGCCTACGAGTTACGGTTCGGCGCAAGCCTTTGTGTTTAATAGTGGCCCTCATGAAGCGGTGATGCAAGTAGCACTGGATGAATCGTATCCCGTAAAAATGGATGAACTTAAAGAAAGGCTTCGTGCAAGAGTTTCTGAAAATATGCCTGAGCTAAAAGTGTCTTTTGAACCTATTGAGCTCGTAGATAAGATTATGAGTCAGGGTGCTGCTACGCCTATAGAGGTTCGAGTGGCCGCAAAAGATATCATACAGGCATATGGCTTTGCAGAGAAGATACGTGTCAATATGGGAAAGATTCCATTCTTGCGTGACGTACAGATCAAACAGCCAATGAATTATCCTACACTAAATATAGACATTGATCGTGCACGTGCGGGACAATTAGGGGTCACGCCAGTTCAGGTAGCGAAGTCCATGGTGGCAGCTACTTCTTCGAGTCGGTTTACAGATAAAAACCTTTGGTTGGACAATTCTAAAGGGTTGGCCTATCAGGTACAGGTACAAATACCAGAGCATGAAATGTCTTCTGTGAATGATGTGGCCAATATTCCGTTGCAAGCTGGGGCGGCACGACCAGCACTGGCCGATGTGGCTACTATTTCTCAGGAGGTTAGCCCAGGACAATATGACCGTACGGGGCCAAACCGGTTGGTAACCATTACTGCTAATATTCAAGAAAAGGATTTGGGTGCAGCCAAAAAAGCTGTGCAGCATGCGATTGATCAGACTGGCGAGCCCCCTCGGGGTATGATCGTAGAATCGAAGGGTTTAGCTCAATTGCTTACGGAGACTTTAGATAGCTTACAGGGAGGTTTACTTGTCGCAATTGTAATTATTTTCTTACTCCTTACGGCCAATTATCAATCATTCAAACTATCACTTGTAGTACTATCATCTATCCCTGCTGTGCTGGCAGGGTCACTGATGATGTTGCTGCTCTGTGGAGCCACACTCAATTTGCAGTCCTATATGGGGATGATTATGTCGTTAGGCGTTTCGGTGTCCAATGCCATTTTGATGGTCACTAATGCAGAGAGTATTAGACTGGAAGAGAAAGATGCACGTAAGGCGGGGTTGATGGCTGCTAATGGAAGAATACGTCCCATCATTATGACCAGTATCGCCATGATTATGGGTATGGCACCTATGGCCTTAGGTATGGGAGAAGGTGGCGATCAAGTTTCTCCATTGGGGCAGGCAGTGATCGGAGGGCTTATTGCCTCTACACTGGCATCGTTACTTATTCTGCCAAGTACTTTTAGCTTGTTGCAAGCCAAGGCAGGTTTTGATTCTGTGTCTTTAGATCCTGAAGACGTAGAGAGTAAATATTTTCAAAAACAATCGTGA
- a CDS encoding head GIN domain-containing protein, with translation MKKHLICVILALAFNLAQAQNSETRNLGTFDQIRVSQSIKVNLRQGAANEAKIETRGIDVDRVETDIEGSTLYIRMKKGNYSSMDVNIELSYSDELKEISVSSSASISGEDAIATEDFEIRASSSGKANLVLNVRYLEVKISSSAKVELSGKAKYQDLDISSSGKLYAYNMDSENVEANISSSGKAQVTAHRSIEGRASSSGKVYYRGAPEKVDVSANSSGKFVKD, from the coding sequence ATGAAAAAGCACCTCATTTGTGTGATCCTGGCTCTTGCCTTCAATTTGGCTCAGGCACAAAATAGCGAAACAAGAAACCTAGGTACATTCGATCAAATACGAGTCTCTCAATCCATCAAAGTCAATCTACGCCAAGGAGCCGCTAACGAAGCAAAAATAGAAACCCGTGGAATCGATGTAGACCGAGTAGAAACCGATATAGAAGGCTCTACACTTTACATTAGAATGAAAAAAGGAAACTACTCTTCTATGGATGTAAATATTGAACTCTCCTACTCCGACGAACTAAAAGAAATATCCGTTAGCTCTTCTGCTTCCATATCTGGTGAAGATGCCATAGCAACAGAAGATTTCGAAATTAGGGCAAGCAGTTCTGGCAAGGCCAACTTAGTACTCAACGTAAGATACCTAGAAGTTAAAATTTCTAGTAGCGCAAAAGTAGAACTCTCTGGCAAGGCCAAATACCAGGACTTAGACATCAGTAGCTCTGGCAAACTATATGCCTATAACATGGATAGCGAAAACGTAGAAGCCAATATCAGCAGCTCTGGCAAAGCCCAAGTGACTGCTCATCGTAGCATTGAAGGCCGTGCCAGCAGTAGCGGCAAAGTGTATTATCGCGGCGCTCCAGAAAAAGTAGACGTAAGTGCAAACAGTAGCGGCAAGTTCGTTAAAGATTAA